In Providencia sneebia DSM 19967, one DNA window encodes the following:
- a CDS encoding EfeM/EfeO family lipoprotein: MQKRNTINHAISLFCSVLLVAAVPATSSAKALRSPVQTGDEIIIAKGDIPTPEKYQPIINNYLKFTQNQLSEMVSQLIILNQSLKKDDLKSAENAYILAHQYYETIRPIIILFGNTDRVINARADYFIDGEKDYRFSGFHLVEYQLFDKKDGKAALTAADELLMKARDLQKRVAVEQIEIPKLVQSAADFIEMILETKLAGKENIYSQSDLTDIAANLYGSQEIVNVISPFILPDTLSQIENNYQKANKIIQSYKLNTDQYQPYSQLNQKDKMALYSVLTQQAEILALLRAQLDVDVYYKY, translated from the coding sequence ATGCAAAAGCGTAATACGATAAATCATGCAATAAGCTTATTTTGCAGTGTACTTTTAGTCGCGGCAGTACCCGCGACATCTTCTGCAAAAGCATTAAGATCTCCTGTACAAACAGGGGATGAGATTATTATTGCGAAAGGTGATATACCAACCCCAGAAAAATATCAGCCCATCATCAACAACTATTTAAAATTCACGCAAAACCAATTAAGCGAGATGGTTTCTCAATTAATTATCCTGAACCAAAGTCTCAAAAAAGATGATTTAAAATCGGCTGAAAATGCCTATATTTTAGCGCATCAATATTATGAAACTATTCGCCCAATTATTATTTTATTTGGGAATACAGATCGTGTGATTAATGCTAGAGCTGATTATTTTATTGATGGTGAAAAAGATTACCGTTTTAGTGGTTTTCACTTAGTGGAATACCAACTATTCGATAAAAAAGATGGTAAAGCAGCATTAACAGCAGCCGATGAGCTATTAATGAAAGCGCGAGATTTGCAAAAAAGAGTTGCTGTTGAACAAATTGAGATTCCAAAACTTGTCCAGTCTGCTGCTGATTTTATTGAAATGATCCTAGAGACCAAATTAGCAGGTAAAGAAAATATCTATAGTCAATCAGATCTCACCGATATTGCAGCTAACTTGTATGGCTCTCAAGAAATCGTCAATGTTATTTCACCATTTATTCTTCCTGACACATTAAGTCAGATCGAAAATAATTACCAAAAAGCCAATAAGATCATTCAATCATATAAACTAAATACCGATCAGTATCAGCCGTATAGCCAATTGAATCAAAAAGATAAAATGGCACTGTACTCGGTGTTAACACAGCAAGCAGAAATTCTCGCTCTTTTAAGAGCTCAACTTGATGTCGATGTTTATTACAAATATTGA